The genomic interval gctatttAACTATATTGGCATGGATTTTTGTACACTCATCGTCACCCAAAATGAGCtagttaaatttgaaaattcatTTACAAAAGTTCTACTATGATTGTACATGAATGAACAAATCAAGTATGAAAGGAAACTCGACTGTGAGTTGTAACTATTTCTACTGTTCATTTGCAATAACTTTTTACTGAAATTCAGCACAGACTAATTTATGCATTCAGGAATAGCAGATTTGATATGAAGTAATAATGTGTGTGATCTTTAATCATGGAATGGTATTGCATCTTTTGAAATTAGTCTTTTTCAGCAGTGCAAACAGTTAAAAAACCCACTGCTATGCAACTTGTGGCTGTGTCTAAGTTAACAGTTAACACCGTAGTAGGGATTAGTCCCACATCCAAATAATCTGAGGACAGCGTGCTATCTTACCATAGAAAGGAGTTTCCAGCTAATCAACATTCAATTAGGTGTTATATGGAACGGAATGATCGGCATCTAAAAGCTTATAAGAAAACAAGAACAGTGCTGTTGAGATGAGATGGATGATAGATGTGTGGCCACACAAGACTAGATAGTATTTGGAATAAAATCGTTAGGGAATAACGGAATAAGTATATATAACTCCTCCTATTATACAAAAGATGATAGAATCTTGCCTTAGGTGGGTAATACATGTGTGGAGAAAACAAACAGAGGCATCATTAAGGAGGGTAGATAGAGTGGAGGATAATCCATCAGTGAGAAGTAGAAGGAGACCAAGTTAAATGGCCTATATTTAGAAATGGTTCATAGCAGGACATTATGTTACTGTTTGATCTATGTAGCTGGAAAATATTTTGGTGGTTGTTCTTGTTGTATACAGCGTGAAAATAAGGGTAGTTTACATGGTGTATTGTCATCTAATTCTGAAGAGTTCTTCTGTAGGAGTCTTACCAATTATGTCAGACTGGATCAAGATATCCTCTCACCTCTAGCAGGGAAGAAACAGTTGTATATATATGAAACCATGGATTTTTGGGAACAAATCAAAACTCCGGGGTAAGCTCGAGTATTTTGTTACATATCATTCACCATTTCTTTCATGTTTGATTATCGTATATATTGACTTAATGCTTGCAGGATGTCAATAAAATGTTCGGCCTTGTATCTTTCGCAATTTCGTCACACTGCCCCCCACCTATTAGCAAATGGAGATGGTATTAAGAAAGCCTGCATCATTGGTGATGTTTATATTCATCCATCAGCAAAAGTGCATCCGTCTGCAAAGGTGAATATCCACCTCTTTTTAATTGATACCTAATTCTCTCTACCTAGAGGCTTTCACAATCATCCTGATTGCTCTGTTTCAGTCATGATATGCTTAATAATTTTTATGCATAACAActtaatgtaattatttgtaCTTAACATGATACATGCAACGTACTTATTGTGTTCTTGTTGTATCTATAAACAAATTGTATGTCTTTGAACACTTGATCTGTGTCATGAGAATACACATGTTGGTTCTCCTGCTTCCTCCTCGTGCCCCTCTGGTCCATTTTTATCTCTTTGAGTGAGGGGTCCaagtaaaagaaaaactaaatgcCTTGACATGCTATGCAAATTGACTTTGCAAATTTGATTGAACAGATTGGTCCTGGCGTATCAATATCTGCAAATGCTCGTATAGGAGCTGGTGCAAGGCTCATAAATTGTATAGTGCTTGATGATGTAGAAATCGAGGCAAGTCAACACACTAAGTGGTTTTGAAATGCATAAACATTTTTTGAGCTTTTCATTTTATGTATTTCATCTTACAGGAGAATGCTGTTGTACTTCATGCGATTGTTGGATGGAAATCCTCCATTGGACGATGGGCCCGTGTCCAGGCAAGTTtggaaattttaatattaaactaAATTGTTCTGCTAACTAAAGGCTTGTTTTGTATTTTACTGTTACTTGAGTTTTTAAGATTGCTAAGAAGCTGTTACAATGCTTTTTTGCTGCAATAAGCAGTTATAATGCTGCATTCCCATCTCAATCTCATTTCTCCTGAGACAGTCATCCCACACATCTTAAGCCTGAACATATACTATATATCTCGGTCCATTATTAGATCAGATAGCATTATGCAATGTAAGACAACTATACCTGCCAAAAAATTGTTGGctgatttttctttctttttcaatgATATTTTAAACTATTAGCATCACCAGCAGGTAATTTTAAGACTAATATTTTTAGGCCTTCAAAATATGGTAAATTTCGCCATCTGTTGTCCAAAATTTGTCTCTGTCAATCCTTGGTTTTTGTGCCAATATTGAGGGTGATGTGCACAACTATTGCATTCATAAAAAATGCTACTCAATGTGCTTTCTTTTTCATCTCATATCTTTACATTTGCTTTTATTTGCAATTTGTTTGCTAAATTGTATAAACTAAATCAGGGTCGTGGAGATTACAATGCAAAACTTGGAGTCACTATACTTGGTACCTTTCTTAACGTTATCTCCATATtatgtcttatttatttaaggGAAATGTTAACAAGTGCCCTTctaaatatagaaataaattCTTAGAAATTGTgtaattcaaactttcgaattGTAAAAAGTAAGATTTTtcatgaaaattttattttttattttcttttttgtatcCTTAACAAGTGCTCTAATAAGTAGCATGACCCTTTATTTAATACTACATTTGTCCAAAAttgttaacaaatttaatattgttaacATTTCAAATTTCCGCAATGTCTGGGCTCCAATATTTACAGAATGAGGTAGTACTATTATTATGAGGAAGTATGAAACAATAAAGTACTAAACTCTGCAAATCTTGTTCTCTTGCTGTGACCAGGTGAATCTGTTGCCGTTGAGGATGAGGTAGTGGTTATTAACAGTATTGTCCTTCCTCACAAGATCCTAAATGTTGGCGTTCAAGATGAGATCCTTTTATAGAACTCCTCTGCTCCCACTGTTGGCTTTTTATTTTCCATGTAATGGTATTATTTGTCTTGTTTTTAATATCTAGTTTGGAAGGGAAAAAAACGTGTATATTGTTCATTTGGTCACAATTTTTCGGCCAAAATATCTGTTGTTACATAAACACATATGTGCTGCTATTTTAATGCATACATAAAGAAATAATGTATTTCAAATATCACGTGTTCGAGGTAACAGACTGCTCCTTCAAATTCATGTaaggaatttattttttttggtgcAAAAAATCAACATAAACAATTGGTCGCCATTACTGAAAGGGCAGAAGCCACGAGGAACTCCTCAGTTTCTCAATAATCCTAAAACCAGTGAGACTTCAAAAAATAGTTTGTTCAGGatttaaaaatacaatgatATTTTACAGTGCTAGCTGAACTGATAAGCATCAAGTCACAGCTTACAACCACTGAAAGAAGTTAGGAGTATCCTATAAAAACTACTAGCAAGTATAAAGATGATTTGAAGCTCTCCAACCATGTTCCTTTGTTGACATACACTTGCTAAAAGTTTACCATGTGCACTTTCTCATTGAACAGCAGTGAATTAGGGAGTTCTCAACCCTCAGTTATTAAACTGCATGACCAAATGCCAAACAAATTGTTGTGCCAAAAATGAGACACCAGTCTggaagaaaataatttacttcaaGCCAGTAGTATTCTTTGTTCCCCCTGTGGAACTTGCATCACCCACAGGTTCATTTTCCCCATCAAAGACTCGTTTTTGTTCTCAAACTTGTGAAGTCATTACCGAGCCTAAAACCAGTTCATAATCTGCAGAATGCAGGGGAAGACAACAGAAACAGAAATGGGTGTTCTCAGGAACCACACCCAAATGTTATCATAATTTCACATGGCGAAGAATGCGGCCACACCTGCTTTGCATTCTTAATATCTCATTAGCAAAATCTCGATTCCCGGTAAGAACAAGTCCATTTAACACCCGATTAAAAGTAAACTTACGCGGTAAGAACCCTCTACCAACCATCTCGATCAACAATTTCCCAGCCACCACCAAGTCCTCTGATTTCTTCCTCACAAACATAGCactaatcaaaatattataggTATCCAAATTAGGCAAACAAGTCCCATTCCCCATCTTTTCAAACAACCCAAAACCCTTTTCAAGCTCCCCATCATCACAAAAATAACGAATCACAACATTGTATGTCTGAACACTTGGCCTACATCCATGTTCCTCCATTCTCTCCATAAACTCCAAAGCTTTCTCCATTTCACCCGAATGACACAAACCTCTTATAACAACATTGTAAGTAGTCAAATTAGGAACATAACCTTTCCCCACCATCTCCTCAAAAACCAACAAAGCATTCTGCACATTATCCTTCTTACACAAAACCTGAATCAAAGCATTATAAGTAGCAACTGAAGGAATCAAACCCTCTTTAACCATCGCATCGAAAACCCTCTTCGATCTCTTAACCTCACCAGCAACACCAAACCCATGAACCATTGTAGTATAAGTAACAACATCAATTTCACACTTCCTCTTCTTCATCTCCAAAAAAAAATCCCAAGCTTCATTCAATTGATGAGACCTAAAATACCCTTTAAGCAATGTATTATAAGTAACCATCGTCGGCGTAATTCCCCTCTCCACCATCTCCTTCATAACCTGCAACGCCATCGGCGTTCGCTTCATCAAACACCAACCATTCGCCATTATATTATAACTAACACTATCACATTTGAACCTACCTTTGAATGTTTTGAACAAATTATGCGCCATCTCAACGCGTTTTGTTTTACAAAGAACATCGAGGATCgtgttgaatgaattcaaatcCTGGTTACAACCGTGTTCATGCATAGACAGAAACACTTTCACGGCCCGGTGGGCTTTTCCGCCGGTTGCGTATCTTTCAGAGAGGATTGCGAAGGTTCGTGGAGTTGGGCCGAGACGGAGGGTCCGCATACGGTCCACTAAGGCCCATGCGGTGTTGTAGTCACGCAATCGGGCCGAGATGTCGATTGCGTGTTCGAAGGCGGAAGTGGAGTGAATGTAAGTTGGGTGGCGTTCGAGGTGTTTGAAGAATTGGAGGGCTTTGGGTCCGTGGTTCCAAAGGCGCTTGAGAACGTTGTTGACTAGATGTGGGGTCCATTGGAAATTGAGGTTTGTTAGGGTTTCGGAGAGGGAAGTTGGATCTGATTCGAGGACGAGTTTTGCTATGGTGGCGTCTTCGGAGGATGATGGAGATTGGATTACGGTGGTGAGGGTGTTTCTTGGAAGATAAAATGGGGGTTTTAGTTGGTAGAGAAGGTAAGTGTTCCAGGTTGGTTGAGCTTGTTTAATCAGTGATAATTGTCTCAACATCTTGATGATTTTCACATTTTTCGGTctctttttttttgtattgttCTTGTCACACTCATGGACCTATTTTAGGGGTCTTTAAGTCTTTGACTAGGTTATGGTATAATTGGGCTCTTGGGAGGTGTGTGTTTCAGCCACTACCGAGGTAAAAGGTTGAGCGAGTTGCTCATCCCCTATCCCCAGTTGAAAAAATTTCGAATGTTGCATTcctatagtatttttttatatatttgaataaattttgaagCTAGGATGAACAATCACCAATGAGTGATGTGTGTTTTAGattgatttttttcaattctATAATTCTCTTGTTTAACTGAAATTGACCTACAATTTTCTTTGACTAATGAGCTTCAAACTTACAAGATTGTTCACAAGCGGGGACCAATCTTACTCGGTGAATCCAGCCAaatgaaatatgttttttttagtgtttgagtgtgaataaattaattttgaataaaagttTAATGTAAATTCATCTAcatttggatatatatatatatatatatatataagtaggaaaaaaattaaatttgggaCAAAAAATGTTCCataataaaaacatcaaatctCAACTTTAAGTTAAAATTCAATCTAAAAGTAGAAATAATTTTGATACGAGGACACCTAAACATAATTTCGTCTAAAATCGTTTTTCCCTTACAAATCTAAAAACACACATACTATAAGTTGTATGGACATAAATGatttggtttaaaaaaatattaaatagtataGCGACATAAAGCAACTCttactttttaataaaagtgaaacaacaacaatcaaatcgAATTCCACTAAGTGGCACAACTACATGGATTGAACAAATGTTCTATTATATAGTATATATCTTTCAAATTCATTAATCTATAGATCTTTCTTAATAGTTTCTCTTATAACGTTTTCCTATACTTCTAACGATTTGACTACTCTGTATTTGAACTACACTTTTTACTACATAATCTACAAATCTCCTCTCCAAATGCTTAACCACCTAAGTTGAGTTTCTACCATACTTTATATTATATGTGTTACCCCAACTTTCTAATGTCATTTATAATCATATCTCGTTTAGTCTTTTGATACATTCAATGCAACATTCACATCTCTACTACATTTATTATATCCTCGTTATGGTTTTTTTATCATCCAACAACCCGTCCCATACAACATTGTCGGTCTTACATTTGTGTGATAAAACTTCTCCTTCAATTTGAGTGTTACTTTTTTATCACATAAAACACATGAATCACTCAATCATTTCAACCACTCACCATGAAGTATAATATAGTTTACATGTACTTCATTTTCTCAGTCATTTTGTATTATGGACCCAAAATACTTAAACCATGTGACTTGTGGTGTAATATGCACTCCAACTTTCGTCTCCAAGTTAGAGATCACTAAACTTTGTTTccatatacttttttttacttCTACTCAGGAAGAAGTCATACATACGCTTCTAAGACTTGTTTCCAAGTCTCTAACATCTCATTTAGTTTCTTCTTTGACTCTCCATGTTGGACTATATCTCATCTACAAAAAGCATGCCTCGATGTTGGCTCTTGGATATGTTTGTAAGTACACACAAAATTGATGTAAAAATATAAGAGTTAAAGTTGACCTTTGGTGcagttatatttttatagaaaaatcttCTATAACACCATTCTACGCCCTCACACTATTTAAAATCCCCTAACACGTATCTTTGACATCTCAAATAGGCGATCTTaaccattttttttctataaggTTTTCCACACAAAATTTCAATGCTAATTCCAAATCTTTTTTATCTATATGATATTGCTCTATATGTTAAGAACAAAATCCCTCTATGCTAAGTGCAAACCTATGCTAAGTACAAGATCTCTCTATTCTCTAGAGCTTTCCAAAGTGACAATTAAGTGCAAATCTTTTTTATCCGTTCAATGTTGCTTCATCACCTACCATAATAAGTAGATTGCTTCAATGTTGGACTTCCCAAAACCAATACGAAAATCAATTGCACTCACAAATGCACTATCTTTTAccaatagattttttttctaatgGAATTTACTAATAGAGTTTAAGGTAGAGTAGATGAAGGCAATAATTTGTTCTCAATCTATTATCAATTTAGACCGATATAAAGTATATAAGGTTATATTCATTTTGAATATTACTTCatccttattttatttgacatttttctgtgtcaaattatttatcattttataatattaatacaacattcattacttaatttttttcactaatatattcttatttattatatctcaacccattaaatttttatattaactataataaataagtatttgACTCAatgaaactaaatttttaattgaaatcaACACAGCTAACTATTTTATTAAGAACTAAACATAACTCAAATGAGATAT from Cicer arietinum cultivar CDC Frontier isolate Library 1 chromosome 5, Cicar.CDCFrontier_v2.0, whole genome shotgun sequence carries:
- the LOC101508244 gene encoding pentatricopeptide repeat-containing protein At1g74900, mitochondrial, which encodes MLRQLSLIKQAQPTWNTYLLYQLKPPFYLPRNTLTTVIQSPSSSEDATIAKLVLESDPTSLSETLTNLNFQWTPHLVNNVLKRLWNHGPKALQFFKHLERHPTYIHSTSAFEHAIDISARLRDYNTAWALVDRMRTLRLGPTPRTFAILSERYATGGKAHRAVKVFLSMHEHGCNQDLNSFNTILDVLCKTKRVEMAHNLFKTFKGRFKCDSVSYNIMANGWCLMKRTPMALQVMKEMVERGITPTMVTYNTLLKGYFRSHQLNEAWDFFLEMKKRKCEIDVVTYTTMVHGFGVAGEVKRSKRVFDAMVKEGLIPSVATYNALIQVLCKKDNVQNALLVFEEMVGKGYVPNLTTYNVVIRGLCHSGEMEKALEFMERMEEHGCRPSVQTYNVVIRYFCDDGELEKGFGLFEKMGNGTCLPNLDTYNILISAMFVRKKSEDLVVAGKLLIEMVGRGFLPRKFTFNRVLNGLVLTGNRDFANEILRMQSRCGRILRHVKL